The genome window GCAGTTGAAGTGGCATTCCTTATGTGTATTCAGAGATGACGAAGTCGTGACATTGGTCAGAACGAACCCGTTGTTCGGCGCTTCGCTATCAAGGCGCCGAACGTCACACATACCTACCCATTACCTAACTTCCAGTTTAGTCATACGTACCGATAACAGATATGGAGATAATCAAGTAGGGACCACATTAATGGCATTCGAATCAAAAGACAGTGCGGCGTCGTCCAAAGCAAAACTCTAGATGGTATTAACTGATATGACATGGAAGTATTTGAATTTTTTATTTTTGGCCGCACTTTTGGCCTCTTGCTCGGCAACAAGCGTGCTTAACGTGTTTGCATCGTAGCTAAATACTTCAACATTACCTTCGAACTCTTTGGATACGTGCAGTGTCACTCTCAGCCTGGGTGAATGGGCCCTCGCTTTGGGCCGGTACATCGGTGAAGGTTTTGGCATAACAGCCGTCGATTTGGCTGTCACAGGTGGTGCCTGGATAGCGTTATCTGCGGGACCAAAAAGCGCCAAGCGCGTTTCCTCCTCGCTCAGATCTTCACTCATTCGAGATGTCTCCTCCGAAATATGGGCATGAGTAGGGTGGGCTGCCTGATGGGTGCCAGAGAGCACTGTGGATTTAGGGGCTGACTAGTTCGTGATCCGCAGCTCTCGGCCCGAGTCGCTACCTTGGACTTCGAGCGCTGCGTACAGATAGCAAAAAAGTTAGGCGCCTACCAGAGGTAACGATATCCGATCGTTACGCCCCACGGCTGTTCAATGTCGTTGCCTTTGGCAAATTCGGCATCGAATGAAACCTTGCTCTTTTCGCTCACTTGCAAAATTCCGCCGAAGCCAAGCTCAACCCGATTCCCTGGCAACTCGGATTTGAGTTTGCTGCCATTGACCCGCACGTGGCTGTCGCCGGCGAGCTTCGAAATATAGGACGCTTTGACATAAGGCTGAGCCTTCATGCCATTGCTCAGCTCCAGACTCCGGCCAAACAGCGAGCCCACGCGGCTCTGTAGTGAATCCATTGCCGCCATGTCTACCCGCAGCCCGTTAGTCGCCGCATAGGACACCGCCGTGGTACGCGTGGCGCTGAGTTCAACTTGCGGCTCAACAAACCAGTCATCCTTGAGCGCGATATGCTTGCCCGCTTCGATGTCCATGCCATAGCCGTTGGTGGCATAGGAGCCTTTGACGATATGCCTCAGGTTGGTCGGCAGCTTCAGGTCATTGTCCAGGCGCGCGTATTTGAGAACACCGTTGACGTACACGCCGTTGTCGTCGAGGTAAGTGGCGTAGGCACCCACCATCTTGCTATCGATCTTGCCTGAGGCCCCGTCGCCAAAGTTCAGCGAGGACTGGGCGGTGCCGAGCATGCCACCGACGTAAACTTTCCCGGTTGCCAGTGCGATGGCCTTGTCTGCACCGATCTCAACCCCAGTGTTGTTCTGGCTGAAGGCTCGGCTGGAATGCTCGGCAATGTTGAAACGACTGCCAACGGCCCGTGTCCAGACACCACCGTCATCCTTGCCCAGGCGCAGTTCCCCAAAGCGTTTTACCAGTGTGTCCATTTGTGCCGCCCACAACGTCGCGGCAGCGGTTTGTGACGCGATGGCGGCGTTTGCGCCCGCCGACAAATGCTCAGGGCCAGGACTGTCAGCGCCTGGCACGCCTGCGGTATTCACTAGGAACCAGTCATCACCCTGTTGCTGGAGGGTATAACGAAAGGCCCCGGCGTCCACATGGCCACCATACAAGCCAAAGCGGCCGGCCCCGCCGTTGCCATCGACCAGCATCAGTTCGCCATTGGCGATAACGGGGTCATTGCCTGAGTCTTCCACGACCAACGTGTGATCGCCCCCAACCTGGCCACCCACCTTGAGCAGGTCTCCCTGAAGGGCGGCCAGGTCGGTGCGCATCAGAAATGAGCCGTTGCCCGTGAGGTCGCCATCAACGGTCAGTGTGCTGAACGGCTGGCCGACAAAACTCACCTGGCCGTTGTCCAGGCTCAGGCGTCCGAGTTGCGAGTCGCCCGTCATCTGCCATAGGCTTTGCTCCAGGGTCAGGCTATTGAGACCGTGAATGTCGCCCTGGAGGCTAGACTAGTCGCGCAACTGAAGCTCGGCGTTAAGCGCATCGGACTCGATAGCCCCGACCAGATGCGACCGGCTGGCGCTGATTTGTATGTCCTGGCTATCGACCCACGAGCCATCGGCTATTTGGCGCTTTTCCACCGCAAGCAGGGTTTGCCCGCTGATTTGCGAGTCACTGAGATTGATGGTTGCGCTGCCGCCTTGCACGCTGATTGCGCGACCCTTAGCGGCGCTGATCGAGCTGTTATGTATCGCGAAGGTATTGCTCACTCCGGCGGTGGCTAACGACTGCAAGCCCATGCCATTTTGACCGTCTGCGGTCACGGCCACGTGATCCAGATGCAGCGTACCGCCGTTGTTGGCTTGCAGCGCCCGCGCGGCGTCGCCGTTCAGTTGAAGGGTGGAGTTGCGGGCGGTGATGGTCGAGCCGGAATAAGCCGCCAGGCCCAGGGTGGTTTCAGTGCTACTGAGTTGGACATTGTCCAGATTGATCTGCGAGCCGTCGGAGGCGAAGGCACCGACACTGCCGGCACCCACCTGTAGCGACAGGTTGCGGCCATCGATTATTGACGCATTGCCCGCATACAACGCGTAGGCCAGACGGCCCGTGGTCTGCACCTGCCCGCCATCGAGACTGGCATAGCTGCCGCGTTGGGCAAAGACACCGATCGCACCATTACCTTGGGTCTCGACGCTCAAATCGGTGGCGACCAACTGGCTGTCCGGGTCGGGTACCCAAACGCCAAAGGCATTCGCCCCGGTGGTCACGATGTGTGTGCCCGTGAGGGTGGCGGTGGCATTGCGGTTGACGTTCACGCCAATGGCCTTGTCTCCCGTGGTTCGAATGGTCGTGTTTTCGACGACGCCCTGTGCCCGCTGACCGCTGTTTGCACCCAGCAGGTAAAGACCGTGCGCACTGCGGCCTGAGGTTTGCAATTCACTATTGCTGAGTGTGATCACGCTGTCGTCCAGCACGTTGATTGCCGAAGAAAACTGCCCGGTTGTATCCAGGGTGACCCGGTCGGCCTGAACGTCGGCACTTCCCTGCAGGCTGAGGGCAAACGCGTTATCCCCACGGGTGCTGACGGTAGAGTCACTTAGTTCGCCGGCGTTGTTTGAACCCGCAACGTTGACGCCATGAGCCAAGTCGCCAAGCGTTGTGAAGGCGGATCCTCTGATAGCCAACGCAGTACCGGTACCCGTTAGGGAGGTACCATGGCTGAGTTGCCCGGCAGTCGTGACCGTGCTGTCCGTAATCAATGCACTGAGATTGCTCCCGGCAATCGCGATGCCCGGCCTGTTGTCAGCAGTGCTATTGACAACGGCTCCATCAAAAACTAAATCAGCAACTAAAGGTGAAGGGGCCGCGAGTGCCGGCCTCTGGTCACAGGCAAACACGACCAAACTTGCCGACAATGAAAGTAGATAACCAGGTGCACGCAACATGAAGAGTCCTTGTTATATTTTTTGCTCAAGAATAATGAGTACTGACATAAATCGAAGGGCCTCGACATCAGAAGTTTCCAATGTGTTACGCAGAAAGGTCCATGGTTCATATGAACTGCGCAAACGTAAATCATCTTATTAATGCAGTGTAAAACAACGGGCCCTTGACGCACGTATTACAATAAGCAACACCAGTGCGTGACCTTCTGAATTGGTTTTTCTATAGGAATAGGCCCAAAATGCGTGTGTGCAGTTCGACTTATAAAAAGCTCTCTCGGATGGCCGGCCTAAATTAGGCAGCGTTTTTAATCCTAGTCCGATGTCCTAAAGAATCATGGTCTTTCATACTTCACCTCATTGAACTTTCCTACTAAACCGTCCCCGATTCACAGGTGGGCGACTTTTCAAAGAGGTGTAGGCATGACAGTCCAACTCAAACACAACTTGCTAGGTATGTTGATGGGTTCGGTAGCCGCACTGGCCGCGCCTGTCGTTATGGCAACCGGCATGCAGCCTGAAACTTCGGTGGTGATCTTGTATGAGGCCGAAGGCGAAACCAGCATCAACATCAAGAACACCGATGGCACCGCAGCGCTGCTGTATTCCTCCATCGAAAACATCCCCGAGGATACCGAGTCCCTGGTGGTGCTGACCCCTCCAGTCACCCGCGTGGAAGCCGGAGAAACCCAGCTGGTGCGCTTCCTGCGTCAAGGTGGGGAGCCGTCGAAGAACCAGCGCCTCAAGCGTGTGATCTTCGAAGGCATCGCCCAGCGGCCGAACACTGAAGGCAGCGCCAAGATCGGCGTGAGCGTGCGCCAGAACTTGCCGCTGATCATCCATCCCAAGGGTTTAGAGCGTAATCGTGAGCCCTGGAAGTTGCTGAAGTGGGAGATCAAGGACGGCAAGCTGATGGTCATCAATGACAGTGCCTATGTGGTGCGAATGGCGCAGGAGCTGGAGCTCAAGCCTTCCGGCAAGGTGGCTGCCCTGCCACGGGCCTACGTACTGCCAGGTGAGAAGTTGTCCATCGCACTGGATCCGCAGGCGACTCACTCCAGCTCTGTGACCATTGGTCCTGCCACGGTGTACGGCTACGCCGTCGATAACTACGACGCGCCAATAGGCGTCGCTGCTACCCGCTGAGCCTGCGTATTACCCGCCACGAAGTGGCGGGCTTACTTTGTCCCCCACTTAGCCAGTGCCTAATGCCATGAAAAAGTCTATTCATCAGGCCGCCTGTAACAGTGGCCGGTCCAAACACGCGTCTCAACCATTCAATCGCACAATAAGCCGGGCATTCTCCCCACTTGCTTATGCGATCTGGAGTGCGCTGGTTATCGTCCCGAGTACGGGTTTAGCGCAAGTGCAGGCCGAACAGAAGAAAGATTCTGACCTTCTGGCGAGCTTCGACATGGATACGCTCAAAGCGCGTGGCATTGACCCTAAACTTGCAGAGTACTTTCGTGAAGCTTCAAAGTTTACCGAAGGTCGGCGCGTAGTGTCGCTGGTAGTCAACGGCATCAAATTCGGCAGAATAGATGCCCAGTTTAATCACCAGGGTGAATTTTGCTTCGATGAAGACTTGCTCGCCAAAGCGCGTCTGCAAGTACCAGATTCTCAATTTGTTCTGAACCTAAGTAGTACAAATGGCAAGTGCTATAACTTTGTGGCCGCTTATCCACAGACTGAAGTGAGCCTGCGTCCGAACAAGGACGAGATCTTCCTGGTCGTCCCGCAGGATGCCCTCCTGGGCGATGCCCCCGAAGCCATGGATTTCAGTCATGGCGGTAGCGCAGCCATCCTCAACTACGGCGTGATGGCCATGCGCTCGGAGTTCAGCGGGCAGTCCCGCGACTACGTGTCTGGCTCGACCGAGCTCGGTTTCAACATGGGTGACTGGATCGTCCGCAGCCGCCAGCTCTACACCAAGAACGAAGACAAGGCGAACTTCGAGCATTTGTATGCCTACGCACAGCGCACGTTTACCGAGCAGAAAGCGGTGGTGCAGGCTGGCCAGATCAATATCAACAGCCCTCTGTTCTCGGGTGCCTCCATTACCGGTGTTCAGATTCTGCCCGAAACGGCGTTGATGGGCTCCGCGGGCTCGGGTGCCCTGGTGGAAGGTATTGCCCAGGGGCAGTCCACGGTGGAGGTACGCCAGGTTGGCGCGCTGATCTACACCACAATCGTACCGGAAGGCCCGTTCGCGCTGACGGACATTCCCCTGCTGAACAGCGGCTCCGACCTGGACGTCACCGTGCGTGACGTCACTGGGGCAGAGCGCCACTTCGTGGTGCCGGCCGCTTCGTTTCGCAACGCGATAGCGGCCCGGCCTGGTTACACCTTCTCTGCCGGTAAAGTCCGCAGCCTGGGCGATGGCGATGAAGATCAACCCTGGGTAGCAACCGGTACGGGTACCTGGAGCCTGCAGGAAAATCTGACCGCTACCACTGGCCTGATGGCCGCCGCGGAGTATCAATCTGTCGGTTGGGGCGCCGATACCAGCCTGGCGCGGGACACCAGCCTCAGTGTGCGTAACGTGTACTCGAACGCCAGCAAGGAAGCGGTCAAAGGCACTCAGGCCAGTGTTTCCGTAAGCACTCGCCTCTCGGAGAAGTTCTCGGCCAGCGTGTCGGCCACCCAGCAGACCATGGGTTATCGTGACCTCTCCGACACCACGCTGAGACAGAACGGCGACTGGTACAACACCCGCTATCAGAGCCAGTACAGCGCCTCGTTGGGCTGGTCTGACAGTACGCTGGGCAGCTTCAACGTATCTGTTGCGCCCAGCCGCACGTTTGACGGCGACGTCACCAACCGCCTGGTCGGCTCATGGGGCCAAACGTTCAAGCATGCGACCGTTTCCGCCACGGTGGAAACCGCCTTGAGCGGCTCCTCCAGCTACGGTGGCGGTGACAACGCGATGTATGTGAGCGTCAGCATTCCCCTCGGCGGGTCACGCAGCATGCGCACTTATGCCAGCCGACGTGGTGATACGCAGCGTGTCGGTGCGACGTTTTCCGACGTAGTCGACGACCAGCTCAACTATCGCCTGAGCAGCGAAAGCACCGGCAACCAGGGCGGTAACTATTCCTCCGCGAACGTGTCCGCGATACCTCGCTACACCAGCCTGGACCTGGGTTATGCCCAGGGCCCAGACAGTAAGAACTACAACGGCCGGCTCTCCGGTGGTGCGGTGGCCCACAAGGGCGGCTTGACGTTCTCGCCCTATCCGGTACAAGACACCTTCGGCATCGTCGAAGTCGGTGACTTGTCTGGCGTGAAGCTCTCAACGCCGTTTGGTCCGGTGTGGACAGACAAGTCAGGTCAGGCCGTGGTGCCGCAGCTAAGTGCCTATCGCGAGAGCCGCATCGAGGTGCAGACCAAGTCGCTGCCAAAACGGGTCGACCTGCAAAACGGTTTCCAGGCCGTCGGGGCCGGGCGGGGCTCGGTCAACCATATGGCGTTCAAGGTCATCAAGGCCCAACGCATTTTGATCACCGCCACTGACAGCGCGGGTGAGCCATTGCCAAAAGGCTCGTCGGTACTCGACGGCAAAAACAACTTCCTCACCACGGTGCTGGATAAGGGGACCATTTTCCTTTCCGACCTGGGTCCGGATCAGGTGCTGAAAGTTGCCCTGCCAGACGACAAGCGTTGCGTGTTGAAGATCGACTTCCCCAAGGAGACTGACAATGAGGCTTTTTACGATGTGGCGCCGGCGGTCTGTCATGCGCCCTGAGGCCCGGATCAACCGCACATGGTGGCTGGGCACGGTGTTGGCCGTGGCTGCCAATGGCGCCTTCGCGGCCGACTGCGACCTGCGGCTGAGCAACGCGGAAGTGAATTACGGCGACTTGAATCGCGCCGAAATGGATATTGGCCAGGGACTTGCTCCGATTGCCTTGGGCAGTCGCCAGTTGACGTTAACCGCAGTGTGTCGGCAAGCCACCACCCTACGGCTGCATTTCGATGGCGAAGCGGCGGACCTGGACAGCTACCGGTTCGCCGGCAAGGGCCGGTTCACGGTCAAGCTCAAAAACGCCACGCTGGATGGCGCAGCGGTTCAGTTGGCGCAAACGGCGGGTTCCACAGGAGGCACGGCAGCGGCGTCGACAGCGGTGCAGCTGCGACCAAATCAGACGGTCACTGCCGCTGCGCAAGGTCAGCGCGCTGTGGGTAAGGTGTTTTCGGTTCAAGTCGAGATCGAGACGTACATCGACGAAGCAATGACCCGGACACGGGATGTCACCTTGCTTGAAGGTCACGGTGCCCTGACGCTGGACACTCAATAAGAAGTTAAAAGTTAGTTGGGATTTTTGGGCCTAGCCCTATAGAGCGATCTGCTACATGCAGTAGAGAATGTTGATGTGTTTATAAGCAAGCGGCAAATAAGCCGTCTCTTCAACTATTCAGTTGTATCAAGCTTACTCACGGAGTTATCCCTATGAGTTTTAATCCTAAATTGGCTGTTTTAGCACTGGCTGCAAGCGCAGCAGTTGCTAGCTTCAGTGCCCAAGCGGCTTCCATTGACGTCAAAGTTATCGGTACTATCACCCCTGGCGCTTGCACTCCAACCATGGCGGGTGGTGGTACCATCGACTACGGCACCATTGGGGCTGCCGAGCTAAGCAAGACTAACTTCACCTTGCTGCCCGAGAAAGTGGTTGACTTTACCATCAGGTGTAATGCGCCATCCAAGGTTGCTATTCGCGCAGTCGACAACCGCGAAAGTAGCGTGGTTCCCGGTATAACCATGGCAATTGGATCGAGTTTTCCTGATGTTTACAACTATGGACTGGGTGCGGTATCGGGTGCCAATGTAGGTGGATATGCGATGCTAATGAAGCAAGGTACCTTCACTGCTGACACCAAGGCTGTCGTGGCGATTAGAAGCTCCAATAGTGGTACTAGTTGGAGTCCGACTACTGACGGAAGTCAGATCAAAACGGGAACTTATCTCACGTCGTGGGCGTCAACGAGCACCGGTTTACCCGTAGCGTTCTCCGTGCTCTCCGGAAGTTTTTCGGTTCAAGCGGTCCTGAACAAGGCCAGCGCTCTGCCATTAACCGCCAACGTTACACTGGACGGCTCGGCCACGCTCGAACTTGTCTATCTGTAAGGTCTGTAAACATACCAAAGCCAGTGGCGATCTGTCGCCACTGGCTTTCGTGCATCACAACAAAATGTCGGCCTTTCCCCTGTTGTACGGCCAATTCAGCTACATGCTTTCCACGTGACGTCTTACCGGGAGGGCTTCGATGGCAATGTGTAAACACCGTTTGACCATTTGAAACAAATCACCCTAAGGATAGTCTGAAGTAGGCCGCTATTTTTCGACTGCTGAGCCATAGGCGCTTTCAAGTTGCGAAGATAAAGTAAGTACAGGCCAAGTCCTCAGTTAGGCTGGTTGTTGGTGAGACGAATAAGCTTATCAGCAACCTTGGCATGCTCAGTAAAAGAGCTCGGTTGGTAATGATAACTGATGAGGCTGACACCCATTGTAAGGAGCACCGCCTTAATGCTGACCGGACCGGAACGAAATTTTATTCGTGCAACCAATCTTAGCTCGGAGGGCAGTATCACTTTTTTGCTACGGTTTCCTGAATGATTTCGGAACGTCAAGCGCACTTAGGCGTATATTTTTCTGAGGCGGAGGTTTCGCTCTCAAGTCCCCGCGGACGCATCATCAGCGAAGCGTCAATGTCACTAAACTTGGTACGCTAGGGAAATCCTGAAAAAGACTTCCTGATTTGGCAAAATCTCCGGACACCAATCGCCGAGCTTTTCAATGAAGCAAATGACCTTCGCCGATGCCGAGTACGCCGGTAAGCGCAAGCAGACCCGCAAGGAATTGTTCCTGATCGAGATGCATCGGGTCGTACCCTGGAAGGGTTTGATTGCCCTGATCGAACCTCATTACCCGACGGGCGAAGGGGGGCGTCCGGCCTATCCTTTGATGGCGATGCTGCGGGTTCATCTCATGCAGAACTGGTTCGGTTACAGCGATCCTGCGATGGAAGAAGCGCTGTACGAGACGACGATCTTGCGCCAGTTTTCAGGTCTGAGCCTGGAGCGGATCCCAGATGAAACTACCATCCTCAACTTCCGTCGCCTGCTGGAAAAGCACGAGTTGGCCGCTGGTATTCTCGGCGTGATCAATGGCTATCTGGGCGACCGCGGCTTGTCGCTGCGACAAGGCACCATCGTCGATGCCACGCTGATTCATGCGCCCAGTTCGACCAAGAACAAGGACGGCAAACGCGACCCTGAGATGCATCAAACCAAGAAAGGTAACCAGTATTACTTCGGTGCCAAAGCTCACATTGGTGTCGACGATGAGTCAGGGCTGGTGCACAGCGTGGTGATCACTGCGGCCAACGTCGCGGACATAACCCAAGTCGACAAACTGCTACACGGTGCTGAGAACGTGGTCTGCGCCGATGCAGGCTATACCGGTGTCGAGAAGCGCGAAGAGCATGCGGGACGCCACGTCATCTGGCAGATCGCAGCCCGGCGCAGTACCTACAAAAAACACGGTAAACGCAGCGCGCTGTACAAAGCGATGCGCAAGATCGAGAAAGCCAAGGCCCAGGTTCGCGCCAAGGTTGAGCATCCATTTCGAGTGATCAAGCGTCAGTTTGGTTATACGAAAGTGCGTTTCCGAGGCTTGGTGAAAAACACTGCTCAGATGGTGACGCTGTTCGCCCTGTCGAACCTTTGGATGGCGCGTCGATATTTGCTCTCCAGCGCAGGAGAAGTGCGTCCGTAATGAGGGAAATAGCTGCTGCGAGGAGCGTTCAGCGGAAAAAATGGATGGAATAGGCGGCAGACGTGATCGTTTTTGAACGGCTGCCGTTTTTTGAAAGCGCCTATGGCTCAGCAGTCGAAAAATAGCGGCCTACTTCAGACTATCCCTAGGTATAGAAAGCAGCCGCGCTCACAAAACGGCTCCAGTGCGAAGCTTCCAGCACCTGCTTACTTAAATATGGCAATGATTTAGCTGTCCGGAAAACACGACACCTTTGAGTTAAATCCCTTGATCCGGTCTGAGTTAAAATGCCGCAAGCACAATCGATCCGCAAAATTATAAAAAATCATATTTGTGAAATTTTAAGCTTTGATATCTTTTGATTTTACATCATTTCTCATTTCCCTGAAGATTTGCATAGTTTCGGCACGCATCAACGCATTTCTTTCTATATAGGTGTGCGAGATTTGCTGAGCTGTTGTTAGGGAAATCCTGAAAAAGACTTCCTGATTTGGCAAAATCTCCGGACACCAATCGCCGAGCTTTTCAATGAAGCAAATGACCTTCGCCGATGCCGAGTACGCCGGTAAGCGCAAGCAGACCCGCAAGGAATTGTTCCTGATCGAGATGCATCGGGTCGTACCCTGGAAGGGTTTGATTGCCCTGATCCAACCTCATTACCCGACGGGCGAAGGGGGGCGTCCGGCCTATCCTTTGATGGCGATGCTGCGGGTTCATCTCATGCAGAACTGGTTCGGTTACAGCGATCCTGCGATGGAAGAAGCGCTGTACGAGACGACGATCTTGCGCCAGTTTTCAGGTCTGAGCCTGGAGCGGATCCCAGATGAAACTACCATCCTCAACTTCCGTCGCCTGCTGGAAAAGCACGAGTTGGCCGCTGGTATTCTCGGCGTGATCAATGGCTATCTGGGCGACCGCGGCTTGTCGCTGCGACAAGGCACCATCGTCGATGCCACGCTGATTCATGCGCCCAGTTCGACCAAGAACAAGGACGGCAAACGCGACCCTGAGATGCATCAAACCAAGAAAGGTAACCAGTATTACTTCGGTGCCAAAGCTCACATTGGTGTCGACGATGAGTCAGGGCTGGTGCACAGCGTGGTGATCACTGCGGCCAACGTCGCGGACATAACCCAAGTCGACAAACTGCTACACGGTGCTGAGAACGTGGTCTGCGCCGATGCAGGCTATACCGGTGTCGAGAAGCGCGAAGAGCATGCGGGACGCCACGTCATCTGGCAGATCGCAGCCCGGCGCAGTACCTACAAAAAACACGGTAAACGCAGCGCGCTGTACAAAGCGATGCGCAAGATCGAGAAAGCCAAGGCCCAGGTTCGCGCCAATGTTGAGCATCCATTTCGAGTGATCAAGCGTCAGTTTGGTTATACGAAAGTGCGTTTCCGAGGCTTGGTGAAAAACACTGCTCAGATGGTGACGCTGTTCGCCCTGTCGAACCTTTGGATGGCGCGTCGATATTTGCTCTCCAGCGCAGGAGAGGTGCGTCCGTAATGAGGGAAATAGCTGCTGCGAGGAGCGTTCAGCGGAAAAAATGGATGGAATAGGCGGCAGACGTGATCGGTTTTGAACGGCTGCCGTTTTTTGAAAGCGCCTATGGCTCAGCAGTCGAAAAATAGCGGCCTACTTCAGACTATCCCTAAATACTGACAGGCCACGTGAGCCACACCAACGTTGGCATCGTATTTTTTTGACCTGTTACCGATCTCTTTTTTTCGTAGATCTCGGCGCCCACTTCGAACAGTGGCCTCCATGAGGAGCTACTCATGTTTGACTTACGCCCCCAAATTCGCATTGCCTTGCTGGACGACCATGCGATCGTGCGATTCGGCATGGCGTCGCGATTATCGAGCGAACCTGATTTCATCGTCGTCGGCAGCTTTGAAAACAGCCGCACAATGATCGCAGCCTTGCGTGACGCCCCTGCGGATGTACTGCTTATCGACTATGCCCTTGGCCCCACGGAAATTGATGGCGTGTCGCTGATCCGGGCGCTGAACTCCAGGTTTCCCAAGAGCAGCATTCTTGTCCTTTCCTCGCACTATGACCCGGCTACTGTCGCGCTGGCACTCAGGGTGGGGGCTCGTGGTTTTGTCGGTAAAAGCCAGGACGTGGCACTGATCGTCAAAGCCATCCGCACGGTGGCGTCCGGCTCGGTTTTTCTGGACGCCGACATGTCTTATCGCCTAGCCGAAATCTCAGTGGCGGCGACTGTGGAAACGAAGGTCGAAAGCCCAAGCGGCGAGGCCAAGCTACTTACCGGCGCCAAGTTGTCCGTCAAGGAGCGAGAGGTGATTCGCTGTTTCCTGGACGGCTTGACCGTGAGTGACATCGCGCAAAAATTCGGTCGAAGCGCAAAAACCATCAGCACGCAAAAGTCGATGGCCTTTCGTAAGCTGGGCGTTACCTCGGACAACGAGCTGTTCAAACTCAAGCACATGCTGGAAGAACTATGAGGTGGCTGGCCGCCATTTACCCGCTGGTTTTTGTGGCCTGGGCCGCGCCAGCCATTGGCGAGCCCCTGGTACTTACCGATGAAGAGCGCGCATGGATCGCCGAACATCCGGTGGTACGCATTGCCATCGACCCCTACTGGAAGCCTGTCGAGTACTTCGAGAATGGGCAATACATGGGGTTGGCGTC of Pseudomonas fluorescens contains these proteins:
- a CDS encoding response regulator transcription factor codes for the protein MFDLRPQIRIALLDDHAIVRFGMASRLSSEPDFIVVGSFENSRTMIAALRDAPADVLLIDYALGPTEIDGVSLIRALNSRFPKSSILVLSSHYDPATVALALRVGARGFVGKSQDVALIVKAIRTVASGSVFLDADMSYRLAEISVAATVETKVESPSGEAKLLTGAKLSVKEREVIRCFLDGLTVSDIAQKFGRSAKTISTQKSMAFRKLGVTSDNELFKLKHMLEEL
- a CDS encoding IS5 family transposase, which gives rise to MKQMTFADAEYAGKRKQTRKELFLIEMHRVVPWKGLIALIEPHYPTGEGGRPAYPLMAMLRVHLMQNWFGYSDPAMEEALYETTILRQFSGLSLERIPDETTILNFRRLLEKHELAAGILGVINGYLGDRGLSLRQGTIVDATLIHAPSSTKNKDGKRDPEMHQTKKGNQYYFGAKAHIGVDDESGLVHSVVITAANVADITQVDKLLHGAENVVCADAGYTGVEKREEHAGRHVIWQIAARRSTYKKHGKRSALYKAMRKIEKAKAQVRAKVEHPFRVIKRQFGYTKVRFRGLVKNTAQMVTLFALSNLWMARRYLLSSAGEVRP
- a CDS encoding IS5 family transposase, with product MKQMTFADAEYAGKRKQTRKELFLIEMHRVVPWKGLIALIQPHYPTGEGGRPAYPLMAMLRVHLMQNWFGYSDPAMEEALYETTILRQFSGLSLERIPDETTILNFRRLLEKHELAAGILGVINGYLGDRGLSLRQGTIVDATLIHAPSSTKNKDGKRDPEMHQTKKGNQYYFGAKAHIGVDDESGLVHSVVITAANVADITQVDKLLHGAENVVCADAGYTGVEKREEHAGRHVIWQIAARRSTYKKHGKRSALYKAMRKIEKAKAQVRANVEHPFRVIKRQFGYTKVRFRGLVKNTAQMVTLFALSNLWMARRYLLSSAGEVRP